The genomic region TACCGTTCGGTGGATGGACCGCGGTCCGATGGTGCACCTGGTGTCGGTGGGCAGTTCGTTCCACGCCAGGGTGATCGCCGCCCGCCTCGGGTCCGACGGGATCCCCACCGAGCTGCGCGGCGCCGTGGACGGCCCCTACCCGGGGATGGGCCAGGTCGACGTGTACGTGCGGGGCGACGACGCCGAGGTCGCCCGGGAGCTGCTGCTCGTCGACGAGGTGGAGTCGGTGTTCGAGCCCGAGCCCGACCCGACGCCGTACCGGATCCCCGTGCTGGCGGCCTGGATCGCCGTGATCGCCGTGGTGGCCGTCGCCACCACGTGGATGGCCCGGTCGCTGCCGAGCGGCTAGGCGCCGCGAAGCGGCAACCTGTCGTCGAAACGACCCGGATACGAGTCGTTTCCGCGACAGGTTCGGGGCGCCCCCGTCGTCAGGGGGTGGCGGGCTCGCCGGGAGGAGCCGAGGGCGGCTCGACCGGCTGGTCCAGCAGGGCGGCGAGGTCGCCGTCGACGATGCGGCGGAACGCCCGGCGCTCCCGGGGACGCTCGAGGACGGCGACCTCGAGGTCGGCGGGGTGGAGCGCCCGGTCGGGCCCGCCCAGGGCCTTGCTCGCCGCCTTGAGGGCGTCGCCCAGCGACCATCCCTCGACGAAGGCGTCCTTCATGCGGTCGTGGATGTTGTCGGCCTCGCCCCCGAGAACGGCGAAGTGGTCCTCGTCGTAGATCGTGCCGCTGAAGTCGATGTGGTAGAGCTGGTCCTTGCCGCCGTTGCCGTCGGGCGGGCCGACCTCGGCGACGAGGATCTCCACCTCCATGGGCTTGATCTCCCTGGTGAACACCTGGCCCAGCCACTGGGCGTAGGCGTTGGCGAGCGACCGGGCGTCCACGTCCTCCCGGCTGTACTCGTAGCCCTTGACGTCGGCGTGGCGCACGCCCCCGACACGCAGCTGGTCGAACTCGTTGAACTTGCCGACGCCGGCGAATGCGATCCGGTCGTAGATCTCGCTGATCTTGTGCAGGGTGCGGGACGGGTTCTCGGCCGCCAGGAGGATCCCGTCGGCGTAGACGACCCCCATGAGGGACCGGCCCCGGGCGATGCCCTTGCGGGCGTAGTCCGCCTTGTCCTTCATCATCTGCTCGGGGGCGACGTAGAACGGCATGCTCATCGCGCCACTCCCGGGCTCGCGGGGCGGGTGGAGACGCGGGCGCTCACGGGTGCATCCCCCGGTTGGTGCGGCGCTCGATGAGGGCACCGAAGCGCTCGGCGACCTCGGCCTCGGGGATGCGGGTGAAGCCGTCGGCCGAGATGGTGGCGATGACCGGGTAGATGCCGCGCACGGGGTCCGGGCCCCCCGTGGCGCTGTCCTCCTCGGCCGCCTCGTACAGGCTCTGGATGGCCAGCTCGACCGTGGCCTCGACGTCCATCCCCTCCGTCCATCCCAGCTTGACGGTGGTGCGGGCGTCGCGGCCGCCCGACCCGTCGGCGTGGTAGTCGGCCTCCTCGTAGCGGCCGCCGGTGACGTCGTAGGTGAAGATCCGGCCCCGCCGCCGGCGGATGTCGTAGCCGGCGAAGATGGGCACGACGACCATGCCCTGGAAGGCCATGGGCATGTTGGCCCGGATCATCCCGGCCAGCTGGTTGGCCTTGCCCTCCAGGCTGAG from Acidimicrobiales bacterium harbors:
- the prcB gene encoding proteasome subunit beta, whose amino-acid sequence is MNLPLFPATDDPGPSFAGLLRRLHGVPPQIDMNGVTVTHGTTIVAIRYADGVVMAGDRRATAGTSIAHRSMEKVYPADRHSGVAIAGAAGPAMEMVKLFQLQLEHYEKVEGASLSLEGKANQLAGMIRANMPMAFQGMVVVPIFAGYDIRRRRGRIFTYDVTGGRYEEADYHADGSGGRDARTTVKLGWTEGMDVEATVELAIQSLYEAAEEDSATGGPDPVRGIYPVIATISADGFTRIPEAEVAERFGALIERRTNRGMHP
- the prcA gene encoding proteasome subunit alpha — encoded protein: MSMPFYVAPEQMMKDKADYARKGIARGRSLMGVVYADGILLAAENPSRTLHKISEIYDRIAFAGVGKFNEFDQLRVGGVRHADVKGYEYSREDVDARSLANAYAQWLGQVFTREIKPMEVEILVAEVGPPDGNGGKDQLYHIDFSGTIYDEDHFAVLGGEADNIHDRMKDAFVEGWSLGDALKAASKALGGPDRALHPADLEVAVLERPRERRAFRRIVDGDLAALLDQPVEPPSAPPGEPATP
- a CDS encoding DUF2007 domain-containing protein, giving the protein MDRGPMVHLVSVGSSFHARVIAARLGSDGIPTELRGAVDGPYPGMGQVDVYVRGDDAEVARELLLVDEVESVFEPEPDPTPYRIPVLAAWIAVIAVVAVATTWMARSLPSG